The following coding sequences lie in one Candidatus Binataceae bacterium genomic window:
- a CDS encoding enoyl-CoA hydratase-related protein, which produces MDTLKLDWLSDSRIAVVTLNRPDALNAMNTLMIQELLNLFREQAHNEALRCGVITGSGSRAFSTGGDLKERNGMSNDQWRRQHQLIEEMFKAMWDFPIPIIAAVEGFAFAGGCEIALGADFIVASATAQFALKEVTRGILPGGGGLQKLARSIGMRRAREMIYTGLAINAETAYAWGLVNRVVPAGDALKSALESAGQIVDSAPMAVRMAKLSTSRGQDCDSATAYALDIAAYNVLIGSEDRLEGIAAFNEKRKPQWKNR; this is translated from the coding sequence ATGGATACTTTGAAGCTGGATTGGCTGAGCGATTCGCGTATCGCGGTGGTCACGCTGAATCGTCCTGACGCCCTGAATGCGATGAACACGCTCATGATCCAGGAGCTCCTTAATCTCTTTCGCGAACAGGCCCACAACGAAGCGCTTCGATGCGGGGTTATCACGGGATCCGGAAGCCGCGCTTTTTCGACGGGAGGTGACCTCAAAGAGCGCAACGGCATGAGCAACGACCAATGGCGGCGGCAGCATCAGTTGATCGAAGAGATGTTCAAAGCGATGTGGGATTTTCCGATCCCAATAATCGCCGCGGTGGAAGGGTTCGCGTTTGCAGGCGGCTGCGAGATTGCCCTTGGCGCCGATTTTATCGTCGCGTCGGCGACGGCCCAGTTTGCGCTCAAGGAAGTTACTCGAGGAATTCTGCCGGGAGGAGGAGGTCTGCAGAAACTGGCGCGCAGTATCGGGATGCGGCGGGCTCGCGAAATGATCTATACCGGGCTCGCAATAAACGCGGAGACCGCGTACGCGTGGGGTCTCGTCAATCGGGTGGTTCCCGCAGGCGATGCGCTCAAGAGCGCACTCGAATCAGCTGGACAGATCGTTGATAGCGCGCCGATGGCAGTTCGGATGGCAAAGCTCTCGACGAGTCGCGGCCAGGATTGCGACTCCGCCACCGCATACGCGCTCGACATCGCCGCTTACAACGTCCTGATCGGCAGCGAGGACCGATTGGAAGGAATCGCGGCCTTCAACGAAAAAAGAAAACCTCAATGGAAGAATCGGTGA
- a CDS encoding hydroxymethylglutaryl-CoA lyase, whose protein sequence is MANQITLCDVSPRDGIQNEKTSLSAAQRHELIRRLAAAGLRWIEVASFASPKWVPQMAGAEEVFSLSSTIPDLRPIVLVLNDRGYERAVNAGARYIRLVVAATDTMNQKNANALPDQTMASYVPIFERARGDAVELTGTIATSFGCPFEGAVSPERVMRLATKFVEAGAAEVDFADTVGMAVPPQIERMVLRARREFPDVRVGIHVHNTRNIGLANAYAAVQAGADVLDASTGGAGGCPFAPKATGNIPMEDLVFMLEGIGIDTGINLEKLIETSRWFEELLQHALPAMLPKAGPCWPAPPPLA, encoded by the coding sequence ATGGCAAACCAAATCACTCTATGCGATGTGTCGCCGCGAGACGGTATTCAGAACGAGAAGACCTCTCTGTCCGCGGCGCAAAGGCATGAATTGATCAGGCGACTTGCCGCGGCCGGACTCCGGTGGATCGAAGTAGCGTCGTTCGCCAGTCCGAAATGGGTACCGCAGATGGCGGGCGCCGAAGAGGTGTTCAGCTTGTCGTCAACGATTCCCGATCTCAGGCCGATCGTACTGGTGCTCAACGATCGCGGGTACGAGCGCGCAGTAAACGCCGGAGCTCGTTACATCCGGCTGGTAGTCGCGGCGACGGACACGATGAATCAGAAGAACGCGAATGCGCTGCCTGATCAAACGATGGCGTCCTATGTGCCGATTTTCGAACGTGCGCGCGGCGACGCTGTAGAACTCACCGGCACGATCGCTACATCGTTCGGCTGTCCCTTTGAAGGTGCAGTAAGTCCCGAGCGGGTCATGCGGCTTGCGACAAAATTCGTCGAGGCGGGAGCGGCGGAAGTGGATTTTGCGGATACCGTTGGGATGGCGGTGCCGCCGCAAATTGAACGAATGGTGCTACGCGCCCGGCGCGAATTTCCCGACGTGCGTGTCGGCATCCACGTACACAACACTCGGAACATCGGACTGGCCAACGCCTACGCCGCCGTACAGGCGGGCGCTGATGTGCTGGACGCATCAACGGGAGGCGCGGGCGGCTGCCCATTTGCGCCGAAGGCAACCGGCAATATCCCGATGGAAGACCTGGTCTTCATGCTGGAAGGAATCGGAATTGATACCGGCATCAATCTTGAAAAGTTGATCGAGACCTCGCGCTGGTTTGAGGAATTACTTCAGCATGCGTTGCCGGCGATGTTGCCGAAGGCCGGTCCATGCTGGCCTGCACCTCCGCCACTCGCGTAA
- a CDS encoding glutathione S-transferase family protein: protein MEDYLSKNPYFGGAEFTAADIMMHYAVRGAKLLVWIDAADYPHIAEWKRKVESRPAFERAAEAALPGGSDEFGLPAGMPLPFSPPPQKGA, encoded by the coding sequence GTGGAAGACTATCTTTCGAAGAACCCGTACTTCGGAGGCGCTGAGTTTACCGCTGCAGACATCATGATGCATTACGCGGTGCGAGGGGCCAAACTACTGGTCTGGATTGACGCTGCTGACTATCCGCACATCGCCGAATGGAAGCGCAAAGTAGAGTCACGACCGGCGTTTGAGCGCGCCGCCGAGGCAGCGCTGCCTGGCGGCTCAGACGAGTTCGGATTGCCCGCGGGCATGCCACTACCGTTTTCACCGCCGCCTCAGAAGGGCGCATAG
- a CDS encoding glutathione S-transferase N-terminal domain-containing protein — MVATSDAQTERVTIYHIEGRRSFRVIWLCEELGIPYDLIFKPGDVLGSMVQLRKEYPLMPMAPTIRLGGEFIVESGAILDVLVARYGRGRLIPPVKANDYLKYTQWMHFAEATAMSRMATDRFVALATGVEVTAILTVGYRFGEPIDKPALVGSLGGL, encoded by the coding sequence ATGGTTGCAACCAGTGATGCTCAAACCGAAAGGGTAACGATTTATCATATAGAGGGACGCCGTTCGTTTCGTGTCATCTGGCTATGTGAAGAACTGGGTATTCCTTACGATCTGATTTTCAAGCCCGGGGACGTGCTCGGATCGATGGTGCAACTGCGCAAGGAGTATCCGTTGATGCCAATGGCCCCGACGATCCGCCTTGGCGGAGAATTCATAGTCGAGTCTGGGGCGATTTTGGACGTCCTCGTCGCACGATACGGAAGAGGGCGCCTGATTCCTCCGGTAAAAGCAAACGATTACCTGAAGTACACGCAGTGGATGCACTTTGCTGAGGCGACGGCCATGAGCAGGATGGCGACCGACCGCTTTGTGGCGCTCGCAACCGGCGTCGAAGTCACTGCGATACTGACAGTTGGCTATAGGTTTGGAGAACCCATCGACAAACCAGCCCTAGTCGGATCTCTTGGGGGTCTTTGA
- a CDS encoding glucose 1-dehydrogenase produces the protein MPGLLEGKIVLVTGGGSGIGRATALRVAGEGAKVMIADYIPEGGERTVRMVKEAGGEAGFIEADVSIAGQAEAMVSETVKRHGRIDCAFNNAGIEGKMANTAECSEELFDQVVAINLKGVWLCMKYEIQAMLKTGGGNIVNTASIAGLVGFEGLPAYNASKGGVVQLTRTAALEFATKKIRVNCVCPGVIRTPMVERLLDNRSITEEELTSGEPIGRMGRPEEIAEGVLWLMSDASSFVTGHPLVIDGAWVAR, from the coding sequence ATGCCGGGACTATTAGAGGGAAAGATCGTTTTGGTAACCGGTGGTGGCTCAGGAATCGGCCGCGCCACCGCGCTCAGAGTGGCGGGCGAAGGCGCGAAGGTCATGATCGCTGACTATATCCCTGAAGGTGGCGAGCGCACGGTTAGGATGGTCAAAGAGGCAGGCGGCGAAGCCGGCTTCATTGAGGCCGATGTTTCCATCGCGGGACAGGCCGAAGCGATGGTGAGCGAGACTGTCAAACGCCATGGCCGTATCGATTGCGCGTTCAACAACGCCGGAATCGAAGGCAAGATGGCGAACACGGCCGAATGTTCAGAAGAGCTCTTCGATCAGGTAGTCGCGATCAATCTGAAAGGTGTCTGGTTGTGCATGAAGTACGAAATCCAGGCGATGCTCAAAACCGGTGGCGGTAATATCGTCAACACCGCGTCGATTGCAGGGCTGGTCGGCTTCGAAGGATTGCCCGCCTACAACGCTTCCAAGGGTGGTGTAGTGCAACTCACGCGCACCGCCGCGCTTGAATTCGCCACGAAGAAGATCAGGGTCAATTGCGTATGCCCTGGCGTTATCAGGACGCCGATGGTCGAGCGCTTGCTCGACAATCGATCAATCACGGAAGAGGAGCTTACCTCCGGCGAACCGATCGGGCGTATGGGCAGGCCGGAGGAGATTGCGGAGGGCGTGCTCTGGCTTATGTCCGATGCATCATCGTTCGTCACCGGTCATCCTTTGGTTATCGATGGTGCCTGGGTCGCGCGGTAA
- a CDS encoding NAD(P)/FAD-dependent oxidoreductase: MSEAVTEPTQGQVPTAHELGFDPGLLREKYAAERAKRLRADGNTQYQEISGRFEHFNVDPYVEPGFARAALYEELEVMIIGGGFGGMLAAVRLQEVGINNFRIVEKAGDFGGTWYWNRYPGAQCDVEGYLYLPLLEETGYIPKERYSFAPEIFAHAQRIGQRFHLYEKACFQTKIKEARWDDQAGRWTVTTDRGDIFKTRFVIMSSGPLNKPKLPGIPGIEKFKGHTFHTSRWDYDYTGGNTTGGLDKLKDKRVGIIGTGATAIQCIPHLGMCAQQLYVFQRTPSSVDERNNTPTDPEWAKKLKPGWQEYRNRNFTALLDGVQIEKDEVRDKWTSPLKKLGDLISSRNDSTLSAEARMALAEIADFQKMNEIRGRVSSTVRDSTTAEALKPWFGQWCKRPTFNDEYLPTFNRPNVKLVDTSSKAIERVTERGVIVDGVEYEVDCVIFATGFEVGTAYTRRGEFAMYGRDGLSLADYWENGMRTFHGFLSCGFPNCFHMGLTQTGLTANFTYMLNKQAHHIARLITLVDRRNAKSIEPTPEAEAEWVRIVNGTNPMTKYQSVCTPGYYNGEGTGEGGFLQAVYPQGALAFFDLLSRWREQGDFEDLVVK; this comes from the coding sequence ATGAGTGAAGCCGTCACTGAACCTACGCAGGGGCAAGTGCCAACCGCCCACGAGCTGGGCTTCGACCCGGGGCTACTGCGGGAGAAGTACGCCGCCGAGCGTGCCAAAAGGCTACGAGCCGACGGCAACACTCAGTACCAGGAGATCAGCGGACGGTTCGAGCACTTCAACGTGGATCCATACGTCGAGCCAGGCTTCGCGCGCGCCGCGCTGTACGAAGAACTTGAGGTCATGATTATTGGTGGCGGCTTTGGAGGGATGCTCGCAGCAGTTCGGTTGCAGGAGGTCGGGATCAACAACTTCCGCATAGTCGAGAAAGCCGGCGATTTCGGCGGCACTTGGTATTGGAATCGTTATCCCGGTGCTCAGTGCGACGTCGAGGGTTACCTTTACCTGCCCCTACTGGAAGAGACGGGTTACATTCCCAAAGAGAGATACTCGTTCGCGCCGGAGATCTTTGCCCACGCCCAGAGGATCGGCCAGCGCTTCCATCTGTACGAGAAAGCCTGCTTCCAGACGAAGATAAAAGAGGCGCGTTGGGATGATCAGGCGGGACGCTGGACCGTGACCACCGATCGTGGCGATATATTCAAGACCCGCTTTGTGATCATGTCGAGCGGGCCGCTGAACAAGCCCAAGTTGCCCGGAATCCCTGGGATTGAAAAATTCAAAGGGCATACCTTCCACACGAGTCGCTGGGACTACGACTACACCGGCGGGAATACCACTGGAGGCTTGGACAAACTCAAGGACAAGCGCGTCGGAATTATCGGGACCGGAGCCACCGCGATCCAGTGCATTCCCCATCTGGGCATGTGTGCGCAGCAGCTCTACGTATTTCAGCGCACGCCGTCCTCTGTAGACGAGCGGAACAATACCCCCACCGATCCCGAATGGGCGAAAAAGCTGAAGCCCGGCTGGCAGGAGTATCGTAACCGCAACTTCACCGCCCTTCTGGATGGAGTGCAAATTGAGAAGGATGAGGTCCGGGATAAGTGGACCAGCCCGCTCAAGAAACTTGGAGATCTGATCTCCAGCAGGAATGACTCGACCCTCTCCGCCGAAGCGCGGATGGCTCTGGCCGAGATCGCCGACTTTCAAAAGATGAACGAGATTCGGGGCCGCGTGTCTTCAACGGTGAGAGATTCGACGACGGCCGAAGCGCTGAAGCCCTGGTTCGGGCAATGGTGCAAGCGGCCGACCTTCAATGATGAATACCTGCCGACTTTCAACCGACCAAACGTCAAGTTGGTGGACACCAGCAGCAAGGCCATTGAGCGAGTGACTGAGCGCGGAGTGATAGTGGACGGAGTCGAATATGAAGTGGACTGCGTTATCTTCGCCACCGGGTTCGAGGTTGGGACCGCGTACACCCGGCGGGGTGAGTTCGCGATGTATGGCCGTGATGGCCTCTCGCTCGCCGACTATTGGGAGAATGGAATGCGGACCTTCCATGGCTTCCTGAGTTGCGGCTTTCCCAACTGCTTTCATATGGGGCTGACGCAGACCGGCCTGACGGCGAACTTTACTTACATGCTCAACAAGCAGGCTCATCACATCGCCCGACTCATAACCCTGGTCGATCGGCGTAACGCAAAATCAATCGAGCCAACGCCCGAAGCCGAGGCAGAGTGGGTGCGGATCGTTAACGGCACAAACCCGATGACGAAATACCAAAGCGTCTGCACGCCGGGCTACTACAACGGTGAGGGGACAGGCGAGGGTGGGTTCCTACAAGCCGTGTACCCCCAAGGCGCGTTAGCCTTTTTCGACCTGCTGTCCCGCTGGCGTGAGCAGGGTGATTTCGAGGATCTCGTTGTGAAGTAG
- a CDS encoding CaiB/BaiF CoA-transferase family protein, translating into MSLPLDGYRVIELAQIYAGPYCGLQLAHFGAEVIKVEPVGSGELLRTRPPAKHGTNYGFLMLNTGKKSVSLNLKDPRGRDIFFRMLADSDVLLENYAPGALERLGLGYDDLAPRFPRLVFASSKGYGRDSRFAELGAMDFTIQAASGIISMTGYADRPGVRVTAALIDTSTGMHLAAGILAALLERERTGRGRKVEVAMLDVCMPAINGAIGVVQDGFKVRRLGNRHPTTCPCNTYPCADGEIWIYCLTEANWHQLARLMNREDLISHPDYKDHRSRFNLVDQIDAMVGEWSCVQKRDDLVTLLLANQIPCAPVREIEEVAADPELPERHVVRNGTIGDHDDIKVLGSAIKMSGLHGDEISPHVPELGEHTAEVLQRLGISADEVVKLRRDGVI; encoded by the coding sequence ATGAGTCTGCCACTGGACGGTTATCGGGTCATCGAACTCGCGCAAATTTACGCGGGTCCCTATTGCGGCCTCCAACTGGCCCATTTCGGCGCTGAAGTCATCAAGGTCGAACCTGTTGGATCTGGCGAGCTTCTGCGGACACGTCCGCCCGCAAAACACGGCACCAATTACGGCTTCCTCATGCTCAATACCGGCAAGAAGTCGGTCTCCCTTAACCTCAAAGATCCGCGCGGCCGGGATATCTTCTTCCGGATGCTCGCCGATTCGGACGTCCTCCTCGAAAACTACGCACCCGGCGCGCTGGAACGGCTCGGACTCGGCTACGACGACCTTGCGCCACGCTTCCCCCGCCTAGTCTTCGCCTCCAGCAAGGGTTACGGCCGCGACAGTCGCTTCGCCGAGCTGGGCGCGATGGATTTCACCATCCAGGCCGCCTCTGGCATCATCAGCATGACCGGATATGCTGACCGCCCTGGCGTCCGGGTTACCGCCGCGCTCATCGACACCAGTACCGGGATGCATCTTGCCGCGGGCATCCTCGCGGCTCTCCTCGAACGGGAGCGCACCGGCCGTGGCCGTAAGGTTGAGGTTGCGATGCTCGACGTGTGTATGCCCGCGATCAACGGGGCGATCGGTGTCGTCCAGGACGGATTCAAAGTTCGCCGCCTTGGCAACCGCCATCCCACAACCTGTCCCTGCAATACCTATCCATGTGCCGATGGCGAAATCTGGATTTACTGCCTAACTGAAGCTAACTGGCATCAACTTGCGCGGCTGATGAACCGCGAGGACCTCATTAGCCATCCCGACTACAAGGATCATCGGAGCCGCTTCAACTTAGTGGACCAGATTGACGCTATGGTTGGAGAATGGTCTTGCGTGCAAAAACGTGACGATCTCGTCACGCTTCTCCTCGCGAACCAAATCCCGTGCGCTCCGGTGCGTGAAATCGAGGAAGTAGCAGCCGATCCCGAACTTCCCGAACGTCACGTTGTCCGCAATGGGACCATCGGCGATCACGACGACATCAAGGTTCTCGGTTCCGCCATAAAGATGTCCGGTCTGCACGGCGATGAGATCTCGCCGCATGTCCCCGAACTTGGCGAGCACACCGCAGAAGTCCTGCAACGCCTCGGTATTTCCGCGGACGAAGTTGTCAAATTGCGCCGCGATGGCGTCATTTGA